Proteins found in one Flavobacterium channae genomic segment:
- a CDS encoding sodium:solute symporter — translation MSSGTILAIIIIYFGILILISNFVSKKDSSNDAFFKANKNAKWYLVAFGMIGTALSGVTFISVPGEVGNPDLQFKYFQFVLGNAIGFIIIATVLLPLYYRMNLTSIYSYIEQRLGIVSYKTAASIFLISRTIGSAFRLYLVVIVLQRFVFDDLEIPFAITVLISLALIFAYTYRGGLKTIIITDTLQTFFLVSSVFLTIIFICNSLDYSFTEAFEAVKDSNYSKIFFYEDYLKGNYVVKQILGGIFVTIAMVGLDQDLMQKNLSCKNIGEAQKNMFTFTGIFVIINIFFLSVGALLYLYAEKNGISVPMVDGVKRTDLLFPEIAFNYLNIIPAVVFLLGLTAATFATTDSALTALTTSFCVDFLGMDKEENQNKSNAVKTRHLVHIGFSLLMFLVIIIFNSLNDKSVVTMIFKVASYTYGPLLGLYAFGLFMKSKTVHDKLVPIVCIISPLICFLLAKNSASLFGDYVIDNELIIVNGIITFIGLLIISKPATSQTKF, via the coding sequence ATGTCTTCAGGAACTATTTTAGCAATTATCATTATTTACTTCGGAATTCTTATTCTTATATCAAATTTTGTTAGCAAAAAAGACAGTAGTAATGATGCTTTTTTTAAAGCAAACAAAAATGCAAAATGGTATTTAGTTGCTTTTGGAATGATTGGAACGGCACTTTCTGGCGTTACTTTTATTTCTGTACCTGGGGAAGTTGGAAATCCTGATTTACAATTTAAATATTTTCAATTTGTATTGGGAAATGCGATTGGATTCATAATCATCGCAACCGTTTTACTTCCGTTGTATTATCGAATGAATTTAACTTCAATTTATAGTTACATTGAACAACGACTTGGAATTGTAAGTTATAAAACAGCTGCAAGTATTTTTCTAATTAGTAGAACTATAGGTTCAGCATTCCGTTTATATTTAGTTGTAATTGTATTACAAAGATTTGTTTTCGATGATTTAGAAATTCCTTTTGCAATAACTGTTTTAATTTCATTAGCCTTAATTTTTGCGTATACTTATCGTGGTGGATTAAAAACGATTATCATTACTGATACTTTACAAACTTTTTTCTTAGTTTCTTCAGTGTTTTTGACGATTATTTTTATTTGCAATAGCTTAGACTATAGTTTTACCGAAGCATTCGAAGCAGTAAAAGACAGCAACTATTCTAAAATTTTCTTTTACGAAGATTACTTAAAAGGGAATTATGTTGTAAAACAAATTTTAGGCGGAATCTTTGTAACTATTGCCATGGTTGGGTTGGATCAAGATTTAATGCAAAAGAATTTAAGTTGCAAAAACATTGGTGAAGCTCAAAAAAACATGTTTACGTTTACTGGAATTTTTGTAATTATCAATATTTTCTTTTTAAGTGTAGGTGCTTTGCTTTATCTATATGCAGAAAAAAACGGAATTTCTGTTCCAATGGTAGATGGTGTAAAACGTACCGACTTGCTATTTCCAGAAATCGCCTTTAATTATCTAAATATTATCCCAGCAGTTGTTTTCTTATTAGGACTCACAGCGGCTACTTTTGCCACAACTGATTCTGCATTAACCGCTTTAACTACTTCTTTTTGCGTGGATTTTCTTGGCATGGATAAAGAAGAAAATCAGAATAAATCAAACGCAGTAAAAACACGTCATTTGGTACACATTGGATTTTCTCTATTGATGTTTTTAGTAATTATTATTTTTAATTCTTTAAATGACAAATCGGTAGTAACAATGATTTTTAAAGTGGCGAGTTATACTTATGGTCCGCTTTTAGGATTGTATGCCTTTGGATTATTTATGAAGTCAAAAACAGTTCATGATAAATTAGTTCCAATCGTATGCATAATTTCCCCTTTAATCTGTTTTTTATTAGCTAAAAATTCAGCTTCACTTTTTGGAGATTACGTAATTGACAACGAATTAATTATTGTGAACGGAATCATTACATTTATTGGTTTATTAATA
- the recR gene encoding recombination mediator RecR: MELPSKLLENAVNEMSQLPGIGKRTALRLVLHLLKQPAEQTEILSSALTAMRNDIQYCSECNTISDDSVCGICTNPTRDKSIICVVEDVRDVMALENTGMFKGVYHVLGGKISPIEGVGPSQLKITSLVAKVKEGNVAEIIFALSSTMEGDTTNFYIYKQIKDYNVKTSTIARGIAVGDELEYADEVTLGRSLVNRIPFETSIKPY, translated from the coding sequence ATGGAATTGCCTTCAAAATTATTAGAAAATGCGGTTAACGAAATGTCTCAATTGCCAGGAATTGGTAAAAGAACGGCATTGCGTTTGGTTTTACATTTGTTAAAACAACCTGCCGAGCAAACAGAAATTTTATCGTCGGCTTTAACAGCAATGCGAAATGATATTCAATATTGTTCGGAATGCAATACGATATCGGATGATTCGGTTTGCGGAATTTGCACTAATCCTACTAGAGATAAATCAATAATCTGTGTAGTTGAAGATGTAAGAGATGTTATGGCACTTGAAAACACAGGAATGTTTAAAGGTGTTTATCATGTTTTAGGTGGGAAAATTTCGCCAATTGAAGGTGTTGGGCCAAGTCAATTAAAAATTACCTCACTAGTAGCGAAGGTAAAAGAAGGTAATGTAGCTGAAATTATTTTTGCATTAAGTTCAACTATGGAAGGTGATACAACTAATTTCTACATTTACAAACAGATTAAAGATTACAATGTTAAAACTTCTACAATAGCAAGAGGAATTGCAGTAGGAGATGAATTGGAATATGCAGATGAAGTAACATTAGGTAGGAGTTTGGTTAATAGAATTCCATTTGAAACTTCAATCAAACCATATTAA
- a CDS encoding polysaccharide biosynthesis/export family protein yields MKKIVFFVLFSFLFTSCISTKDLTYLQPNPASKSDSIKVAQEVSKPYRIQTNDILSINIKALDQKLVEMFSVSQTNGGQAQVSPQTLFFQGYTVDDHGNIRVPILGEVNVLGFTADEVRQKIEKQLLEEYFKKEANIFVTVKLAGLRYTINGEIGNPGMGVLYQERATIMEAIANSGDITTTGNRKEVQIIRKFPHGFETYTIDLTDEKAMSSPYFYIQPNDYIIIKPLKQKTWGTGVTGVQSVATIMTAISLITTLLVLSKTL; encoded by the coding sequence ATGAAAAAAATAGTTTTTTTTGTCTTATTTTCTTTTTTATTTACGTCTTGTATTTCTACAAAAGATTTAACGTATTTGCAGCCTAATCCAGCTTCAAAGTCAGATTCTATTAAAGTTGCTCAAGAAGTTTCTAAGCCTTATAGAATACAAACAAATGACATCTTAAGTATTAATATAAAAGCTTTAGATCAAAAATTGGTTGAGATGTTTTCTGTTTCGCAAACTAATGGCGGACAAGCTCAAGTTTCTCCTCAAACTTTGTTTTTTCAAGGATATACAGTTGATGATCATGGAAATATCCGTGTACCAATACTAGGAGAAGTAAACGTTTTAGGATTTACTGCAGATGAGGTAAGACAAAAGATTGAAAAGCAGTTGTTAGAAGAATATTTTAAAAAAGAAGCTAATATTTTTGTTACAGTTAAGTTAGCTGGATTGCGATATACTATCAATGGTGAAATTGGAAATCCGGGCATGGGTGTTTTGTATCAAGAAAGAGCTACTATTATGGAAGCTATTGCTAATTCAGGTGATATTACGACCACCGGAAATAGAAAAGAGGTTCAAATTATTAGAAAATTCCCTCATGGATTTGAAACTTATACTATCGACTTGACGGATGAGAAGGCAATGAGTTCTCCTTATTTTTATATACAACCAAACGATTACATCATAATAAAACCATTAAAACAGAAAACTTGGGGAACTGGTGTAACAGGAGTTCAGTCTGTTGCTACAATCATGACTGCTATTTCTTTAATTACTACGCTTTTAGTGTTGTCTAAAACCTTATAA
- a CDS encoding polysaccharide biosynthesis tyrosine autokinase — protein sequence MLDTKDFNFFESQNSFDFKGFILKIVSYWKWFILSLIITFVYAYNVNIRKEKIYGMESLIVVEDQNNPFFTSNTSLVFNWGGTSDKVQTIITTLKSRSHNEVVVDKLQYYIKYLRKGEYFYQDVYGEVPFYVEIDKTKGQLFGQLIKIKFLSPSQYELSVDFGESTSTSVIQYSDLSFKPVNVSGGEFKKVFKINEEVDLPFLNLKVIIKPEALDYSNQEYYVRFDDFNGTVAAYKGIDVSADAKALSVVRLQMEGSNKNRLVEYLNTTVDVLRKIQLDSKNQFANNTISFIDSTLKEMEGQIKEAENELKEFRRGKNIFELEEEGGGGLLSTRLSGYDVEKDAINRKIAYYNLLKNYLEKTTDYSKLPAPTVAGIDDPNVIGNVSKLIQLSAERANMSYSVKNKKLFSDFDVEMESIKKVLLENIASAKSALSLDLSLINKNIAKAEGEASLLPENKQEHIKITRKYNLKDKIYSTFLEKRSEAEIVKAANISDIKFLDPAKDVGGGLRGPKTSINYILAALIGFLLPLLVVFVITLLDNSINNTDDIQKLTKIPLIGVIGKKNTENNLSVFEKPKSPLAESFRAIRSSLQFMYKKQQKEGAKILMLTSSVSGEGKTFCSINLATVFALSDKKTVIVGLDLRKPRIFGDFNIDNITGVVNYLIGQKTLDEVVQKTHITNLDVIPSGPIPPNPSELLMSEAMAEMIEELKTKYDYIVLDTPPVGLVSDALELAHFCDATLYVTRQGFTKKGMLGVVNDKHKRGELHNISIVFNGFQNKAKYGYGYGYGYGYGYGYGAYGESYHDEVKPKTGWEKIVSKFKKSS from the coding sequence ATGTTAGATACTAAAGATTTTAATTTTTTCGAATCTCAAAATTCGTTTGATTTCAAAGGTTTCATTTTGAAAATCGTTAGTTATTGGAAATGGTTTATTTTGTCATTGATTATAACTTTTGTATATGCCTACAATGTAAATATCCGTAAAGAAAAGATTTATGGAATGGAATCACTTATAGTGGTTGAAGATCAAAATAATCCTTTTTTTACATCGAATACAAGTTTGGTTTTTAATTGGGGAGGAACTTCAGATAAAGTACAAACAATTATCACAACATTAAAATCGCGTTCTCACAACGAAGTAGTTGTTGATAAACTACAATATTATATTAAGTATCTTAGAAAAGGAGAGTATTTCTATCAAGATGTTTATGGTGAAGTTCCTTTTTATGTTGAAATTGATAAAACTAAAGGTCAGCTTTTTGGGCAATTAATCAAAATTAAATTTTTATCACCATCTCAATACGAATTAAGCGTTGATTTTGGAGAATCTACTTCTACAAGTGTAATTCAATATTCTGATTTATCTTTTAAACCTGTAAATGTTTCTGGTGGAGAGTTTAAAAAAGTTTTTAAAATTAATGAAGAGGTAGATTTACCTTTCTTGAATTTAAAAGTAATTATTAAGCCTGAAGCTTTAGATTATTCAAATCAAGAGTATTATGTAAGATTTGATGATTTTAATGGAACAGTTGCTGCTTACAAAGGAATTGATGTAAGTGCAGATGCAAAAGCATTATCGGTTGTCCGATTACAAATGGAGGGCTCAAATAAAAATAGATTAGTAGAATATTTAAATACGACTGTCGATGTTTTGAGGAAAATTCAACTTGATAGTAAAAATCAATTTGCAAATAACACCATCAGTTTTATTGACAGTACTTTAAAAGAAATGGAAGGTCAGATTAAAGAGGCTGAAAATGAATTAAAGGAATTTAGAAGAGGGAAAAATATTTTTGAATTGGAAGAAGAAGGTGGTGGTGGACTTTTGAGTACAAGATTATCTGGATACGATGTTGAAAAAGATGCAATTAATAGAAAAATAGCTTATTATAATTTGCTGAAAAATTATTTAGAAAAAACAACGGATTATTCAAAATTACCCGCTCCAACAGTTGCAGGAATTGATGATCCTAATGTGATAGGAAATGTTTCTAAATTGATTCAACTTTCTGCAGAACGCGCTAATATGTCTTATTCTGTAAAGAACAAAAAATTATTTTCTGACTTTGATGTGGAAATGGAATCAATTAAAAAAGTATTACTTGAAAATATAGCCAGTGCGAAAAGTGCTTTGTCGTTAGATTTATCTTTGATAAATAAAAATATCGCTAAAGCTGAAGGTGAAGCGAGTTTGCTACCTGAAAATAAGCAGGAACATATCAAGATAACCCGTAAGTACAATTTAAAAGATAAAATATACAGTACTTTTTTAGAGAAACGAAGTGAAGCCGAAATTGTAAAAGCTGCTAATATTTCGGATATTAAATTTTTAGATCCAGCTAAAGATGTTGGTGGAGGTTTAAGAGGTCCAAAAACAAGTATTAACTATATTTTGGCTGCTTTGATTGGTTTTTTACTTCCACTATTGGTAGTTTTTGTAATCACTTTGTTGGATAATAGTATTAATAATACTGACGATATTCAAAAATTGACAAAGATTCCTTTGATTGGTGTTATAGGAAAGAAAAATACAGAAAATAATTTATCTGTTTTCGAAAAACCTAAATCACCTTTGGCAGAATCGTTTAGAGCTATTCGTTCCTCTTTACAGTTTATGTATAAAAAACAACAAAAAGAAGGAGCTAAAATATTAATGTTAACATCTTCTGTCAGTGGAGAAGGTAAAACGTTTTGTTCGATTAATTTAGCAACTGTTTTTGCATTAAGTGATAAGAAAACGGTAATTGTAGGTTTGGATTTAAGAAAGCCAAGAATCTTTGGGGATTTTAATATTGATAATATTACGGGTGTTGTTAACTATTTAATTGGTCAAAAGACGTTAGATGAAGTCGTTCAAAAGACTCATATTACAAATCTTGATGTAATTCCTTCTGGGCCAATCCCTCCGAATCCTTCTGAGTTGTTAATGAGTGAAGCAATGGCTGAAATGATTGAGGAGTTAAAAACCAAGTACGATTATATTGTTTTAGATACACCTCCTGTTGGTTTGGTTTCTGATGCATTAGAATTAGCGCACTTCTGTGATGCGACTTTATATGTAACTAGACAAGGGTTTACTAAGAAAGGTATGTTAGGAGTTGTTAATGATAAACATAAGAGAGGTGAACTACATAACATAAGTATTGTATTTAATGGTTTCCAAAACAAAGCTAAATACGGTTATGGATATGGATATGGATATGGATATGGGTATGGATACGGAGCTTATGGTGAGTCTTATCATGATGAAGTAAAACCAAAAACAGGCTGGGAAAAAATAGTTAGCAAATTTAAAAAGAGCAGCTAA
- a CDS encoding SDR family oxidoreductase has translation MNKILNKKILITGGAGFIGSNLCSYFLENNEVVCLDNFSTGYRHNIEQHLSNPKFRLIEGDIRDFEVCENAVLGIDFVLHQAALGSVPRSINDPITSNEVNIVGFLNMLTAARNANVKRFIYAASSSTYGDSEVLPKVEHVIGKPLSPYAVTKYVNELYADVFSKTYGIETIGLRYFNVFGRNQDPNGAYSAVIPKFVAHFLNHESPVINGDGEFSRDFTYIDNVIQMNELAMLTENPEAVNTVYNTAFGERTTLNELVNALKEFLSEYDNKIANVPIIYGENRVGDIPHSLASIEKASKLLNYQPKFSIIEGLKEAVKWYWNNLQEKSKK, from the coding sequence ATGAACAAAATATTAAACAAGAAAATACTTATTACTGGTGGTGCAGGTTTTATCGGTTCAAATCTTTGTAGCTATTTTTTAGAGAACAACGAGGTAGTTTGTTTGGATAATTTTTCAACTGGCTATCGTCATAATATTGAACAACATCTTTCTAATCCAAAATTCAGATTAATCGAAGGTGATATCCGCGATTTTGAAGTTTGTGAAAATGCTGTTTTAGGAATTGACTTTGTTTTACACCAAGCAGCTTTAGGAAGTGTACCTAGGTCAATAAATGATCCAATAACATCAAATGAAGTAAATATTGTAGGCTTTCTAAATATGTTAACAGCAGCACGAAATGCAAATGTAAAGCGTTTTATTTATGCGGCAAGTTCCTCTACTTATGGTGATTCTGAAGTCTTACCCAAAGTAGAACATGTTATTGGAAAACCGTTGTCTCCTTATGCTGTAACCAAATATGTTAACGAATTGTATGCTGATGTTTTTAGTAAAACATACGGAATCGAAACTATTGGATTGCGTTATTTTAATGTTTTTGGAAGAAATCAGGATCCAAATGGTGCTTATTCAGCAGTAATTCCTAAATTTGTAGCCCATTTTTTAAATCATGAAAGTCCTGTTATTAATGGTGATGGAGAATTTTCTCGCGACTTCACCTATATTGATAATGTGATTCAAATGAATGAATTGGCCATGTTGACTGAAAATCCAGAGGCAGTAAACACGGTTTATAATACTGCTTTTGGAGAAAGGACTACTTTAAATGAATTAGTTAATGCATTGAAAGAATTCTTATCAGAATATGATAACAAAATTGCTAATGTTCCTATTATTTACGGAGAAAATAGAGTGGGAGATATTCCACATTCACTAGCAAGTATAGAAAAAGCAAGTAAACTACTGAATTACCAACCTAAATTTTCTATTATAGAGGGTTTAAAAGAGGCGGTAAAATGGTATTGGAATAATTTGCAAGAGAAAAGTAAAAAGTAA
- a CDS encoding UDP-glucose 6-dehydrogenase, with translation MIKNICCIGAGYVGGPTMAVIAQKCPHIKVTVVDLNEKRIAAWNDADVNNIPIYEPGLSDVVAEARGRNLFFSTEVDKAIDEAQMIFISVNTPTKTYGVGKGMAADLKYIELCARQIARVAKNDKIVVEKSTLPVRTASAIKDILDNTGNGVNFQILSNPEFLAEGTAVEDLFAPDRVLIGGDTTAEGQKAIQQLVDVYANWVPKDKILTTNVWSSELSKLTANAFLAQRVSSINALSELCEKTGADVNEVARAIGMDSRIGPKFLKASVGFGGSCFQKDILNLVYIAKSYGLNEVADYWEQVIIMNDHQKRRFAKNIIKTLYNTVSGKKIAFLGWAFKKDTNDTRESAAIYVADDLLSEQANISVYDPKVASAQIQFDLNYLETRSESDNKRGVEVESNAYDACKNAHAIAVLTEWDEFKTYDWQKIYDNMLKPAFVFDGRNILDKQALETIGFVYQGIGAR, from the coding sequence ATGATTAAAAATATCTGTTGTATCGGTGCTGGATATGTTGGAGGGCCTACGATGGCTGTGATTGCTCAAAAGTGTCCGCATATTAAAGTTACCGTTGTTGACTTAAATGAAAAAAGAATTGCTGCTTGGAATGATGCAGATGTGAATAATATTCCTATTTATGAACCTGGATTAAGTGACGTTGTTGCAGAAGCTCGTGGAAGAAATTTATTCTTTTCGACAGAAGTTGACAAAGCGATTGACGAAGCACAAATGATTTTTATTTCTGTAAATACACCAACCAAAACCTACGGAGTAGGAAAAGGAATGGCTGCGGATTTGAAATATATTGAATTGTGTGCGCGACAAATTGCTCGTGTAGCAAAAAACGATAAAATTGTAGTTGAAAAATCAACGTTACCTGTAAGAACTGCAAGTGCTATTAAAGATATTTTAGATAATACAGGAAATGGAGTTAACTTTCAAATTTTATCTAATCCAGAATTTTTAGCAGAAGGAACAGCAGTTGAAGATTTATTCGCACCCGATAGAGTTTTAATTGGTGGTGACACAACCGCTGAAGGTCAAAAAGCAATTCAACAATTGGTCGATGTATACGCAAATTGGGTTCCAAAAGATAAAATATTAACGACTAATGTTTGGTCTTCAGAATTATCAAAATTAACGGCGAATGCCTTTTTAGCACAACGTGTTTCTTCTATTAATGCCTTGAGCGAATTATGTGAGAAAACAGGTGCTGATGTAAATGAGGTAGCAAGAGCTATTGGAATGGATAGTAGAATTGGACCTAAATTCTTAAAAGCATCTGTTGGTTTTGGAGGTTCTTGTTTTCAAAAAGACATCTTGAATTTAGTTTACATTGCTAAATCATACGGATTAAATGAAGTGGCCGATTATTGGGAGCAAGTAATCATTATGAACGATCATCAAAAACGTCGTTTTGCCAAAAATATAATCAAAACCTTATATAACACCGTTTCTGGAAAGAAAATAGCATTTTTAGGATGGGCTTTCAAAAAAGATACTAACGATACACGCGAATCAGCAGCTATTTATGTAGCAGATGATTTGTTAAGTGAACAAGCTAATATTAGTGTTTATGATCCAAAAGTAGCTTCAGCACAAATTCAGTTTGATTTGAACTATTTGGAAACGCGTTCAGAATCAGATAATAAAAGAGGGGTTGAAGTGGAGTCAAATGCTTACGACGCTTGTAAAAATGCACATGCCATTGCTGTACTGACTGAATGGGATGAATTTAAAACGTATGATTGGCAAAAAATATATGATAATATGTTGAAACCTGCTTTTGTTTTTGATGGAAGAAATATATTAGACAAACAAGCTTTAGAGACAATTGGTTTTGTATACCAAGGAATAGGAGCGAGGTAG
- a CDS encoding Fic family protein, whose translation MKNNLYSQKITAFQDRQAPEEGTLVGYGTLIDRLKLPMPLPNKLALISTKNRQYKTNQWIVLTSRHEPEDSLYRQIVFALKYEGINLLFFKKLFQKLPTEEVQMLVQIEPIGQYSRKIWFLYELLMQHKLEISDLNQGNFVNLVDEKIQYASSTPIKSSRHRINNNLAGTVDFCPLIFKTEKLENLIRKNNPDNIKIAINGFRKDILIRTSSFLLLKDSKASFSIEGETPNQSRAIRWGKAIGQAGSKPLNNEEFCRLQQIVIESSRFIKMGYRKEGGFVGEHDRATGEPIPEHISAKEDDVETLMNGLIKSANYLESIEFHPVLAATKIAFGFVFIHPFVDGNGRIHRYLIHHLLASMKYSPQGIIFPVSAAILERIVDYQRVLENYSHPLLDFIKWEKTEKNNVKVLNDTIDFYKYFDATSQAEFLFECVDITIHKTIPEEVNYLQKYDEMKHWLDDHFQMPDDLIALLIRFLEQNQGRLSKRAREKEFIALNHEEVKKIEKKFNTIFIENN comes from the coding sequence ATGAAAAATAATCTTTATTCACAAAAAATAACTGCTTTTCAAGACAGGCAAGCTCCTGAAGAAGGAACGCTAGTTGGTTATGGAACTTTAATTGACCGTTTGAAATTACCAATGCCTTTGCCTAATAAATTGGCATTAATAAGCACAAAAAATCGTCAATACAAAACAAATCAATGGATTGTGCTCACCTCTAGACATGAACCTGAGGATAGCTTATATAGACAAATCGTTTTTGCTTTGAAATATGAAGGAATAAATCTATTGTTCTTTAAAAAGCTATTTCAAAAACTCCCAACAGAAGAAGTTCAAATGTTAGTTCAAATTGAACCAATAGGACAATACAGTCGTAAAATTTGGTTTTTATATGAATTGTTAATGCAACATAAACTAGAAATTTCCGATTTAAACCAAGGAAATTTTGTAAATCTAGTTGATGAAAAAATACAATATGCTTCATCAACTCCAATCAAATCAAGCAGACACAGAATCAACAATAACTTAGCAGGAACAGTTGATTTTTGCCCATTAATATTTAAAACTGAAAAATTAGAGAATTTAATAAGAAAAAATAATCCCGATAACATCAAAATAGCTATAAACGGGTTTCGCAAAGATATTTTGATTAGGACATCTTCTTTTTTGTTGCTAAAAGATTCGAAAGCTTCCTTTAGTATTGAGGGAGAAACCCCTAATCAAAGTAGGGCTATTCGATGGGGAAAAGCTATTGGTCAAGCAGGAAGTAAACCTTTAAATAATGAAGAGTTTTGTAGACTACAACAAATAGTAATAGAAAGTAGTCGCTTCATCAAAATGGGGTATAGAAAAGAGGGAGGATTTGTTGGAGAACATGATAGAGCTACAGGGGAACCTATTCCAGAACATATTTCAGCAAAGGAAGATGATGTTGAAACGTTGATGAATGGACTAATCAAATCAGCTAATTACTTAGAGTCAATTGAATTTCATCCTGTTCTTGCTGCCACAAAAATTGCCTTTGGTTTTGTGTTTATACACCCTTTTGTAGATGGTAATGGAAGAATTCACCGTTATTTAATTCATCATTTGCTAGCCTCAATGAAATATAGCCCTCAGGGAATAATTTTTCCAGTTTCGGCAGCTATACTGGAAAGAATAGTTGACTACCAAAGAGTACTTGAAAACTACTCTCATCCGCTTTTGGATTTTATTAAGTGGGAAAAAACAGAAAAAAATAACGTAAAAGTTCTTAACGATACAATTGATTTTTATAAGTATTTTGATGCCACATCACAAGCAGAATTTTTATTTGAGTGTGTGGATATAACTATTCATAAAACTATTCCGGAAGAGGTTAACTATCTTCAGAAGTATGATGAAATGAAACATTGGTTAGATGACCATTTCCAAATGCCTGATGACTTGATAGCGCTTTTAATTCGATTTCTAGAACAAAACCAAGGTAGGCTATCTAAAAGAGCTAGGGAAAAAGAATTTATTGCACTAAACCATGAAGAGGTAAAAAAAATAGAGAAAAAATTCAACACTATTTTTATTGAAAATAACTAA
- a CDS encoding OmpA family protein, producing the protein MKRLILITSCFIALHANAQNTENQTTPDSTTVFNRWTLEAMTGFADGNYPYGAGFSAGDKKHVLSHFTLNNFDLGVRYMVTPKFGFKANLAYAKFTESDNNSLPYETNQFTFAFQGVVNAARILDFKQDSRFGLLAHAGIQVGSLTSKTKNKLDDTFGIVPNGYYDKTEYHGGFVAGITPQYRIAPKLALFVDLSVYFNYRQHMNWDGTVANTPDLYGKTTNLAIGLSYALGKDKEHGDWKVIKSENEQKVAALQNELKDKIEQIEVMLQDTDRDGVVDYLDAESNTIGGVAVDTKGRAIDVNKNGIPDELEPKNGNRGLTTYDNEEASFTYLVKQGIVNVFFDINKETPNTASANNLYYIINFLKNHPEAKVIAKGFADTTGDEQMNKELARKRAENIKNFIVKSGISENRVEILGVGIDTTIDNTSKTGRQLARRVSFELIQ; encoded by the coding sequence ATGAAAAGACTGATACTTATCACAAGTTGTTTTATTGCGTTACACGCAAATGCCCAAAACACAGAAAACCAAACAACCCCAGATTCAACAACTGTTTTTAATCGATGGACTCTTGAAGCCATGACAGGATTTGCTGACGGAAATTACCCTTATGGCGCAGGCTTTAGCGCAGGTGATAAAAAACACGTATTGAGTCATTTCACACTCAACAACTTCGATTTAGGAGTTAGATACATGGTAACACCAAAATTCGGTTTCAAAGCAAACTTAGCTTATGCTAAATTCACAGAAAGCGACAACAATAGCTTACCTTACGAAACCAATCAATTCACTTTTGCTTTTCAAGGTGTCGTAAACGCAGCAAGAATATTAGATTTTAAACAAGACAGCAGATTCGGTCTATTAGCCCATGCCGGAATCCAAGTAGGAAGTCTAACATCAAAAACAAAAAACAAATTGGATGATACCTTTGGAATAGTACCCAATGGCTACTACGACAAAACAGAATACCATGGCGGATTCGTAGCTGGAATTACACCACAATACAGAATTGCACCAAAACTTGCACTCTTTGTAGACCTAAGTGTATATTTCAATTACAGACAACACATGAACTGGGACGGAACAGTAGCAAATACTCCAGATTTATACGGAAAAACTACAAACCTAGCAATCGGACTTTCTTATGCGCTTGGAAAAGATAAAGAACACGGCGATTGGAAAGTAATAAAAAGCGAAAACGAACAAAAAGTAGCTGCACTTCAAAACGAACTAAAAGACAAAATAGAACAAATTGAAGTAATGCTACAAGATACAGACAGAGATGGAGTAGTAGACTATTTAGATGCGGAATCAAATACAATAGGAGGAGTAGCCGTGGATACAAAAGGTAGAGCTATTGATGTAAACAAAAATGGCATTCCTGATGAATTAGAACCTAAAAATGGAAATCGTGGCTTAACAACTTATGATAACGAAGAAGCCTCTTTTACCTATTTAGTAAAACAAGGAATTGTAAATGTTTTCTTTGACATAAACAAAGAAACACCAAATACAGCATCAGCAAACAACCTATATTACATCATCAACTTCTTGAAAAACCACCCAGAAGCAAAAGTAATAGCGAAAGGTTTTGCCGACACTACAGGTGACGAACAAATGAATAAAGAATTAGCTAGAAAAAGAGCCGAAAATATCAAAAATTTCATAGTAAAATCTGGAATTAGTGAAAACCGTGTTGAAATTCTAGGCGTTGGTATCGACACAACAATCGATAACACCAGCAAAACAGGACGCCAATTAGCAAGAAGAGTTTCTTTCGAACTAATCCAATAA